One Leptospira wolbachii serovar Codice str. CDC genomic region harbors:
- the rsmA gene encoding 16S rRNA (adenine(1518)-N(6)/adenine(1519)-N(6))-dimethyltransferase RsmA, whose translation MKSPYATISNIQTFFEAKGIRAQKKFGQNFLIDQNIVNFIVNSTEPLLNDKSTVLAEIGIGLGTLTYPVLSLDKKTYLFEIDNAYIQLTKEEILPKFPKAVLFEGDALENLFYIYNEKVFVFGNLPYHLTTEIINTLVIHCRHFQGGIFMVQKEFAERLVKETSSLSVFLSAFCEVKYLKTVHKNCFFPIPKIHSALILLSPKKETKQNQWKLTTDRDVELWSRMLRTLFWGKRKQIQVSLRESPFSEDPDFREALGKAIQSAGVPPTARPEELNREQFLTLGQHLLDYLSK comes from the coding sequence TTGAAATCCCCATACGCGACCATCTCCAATATACAAACCTTCTTTGAAGCCAAAGGCATTCGAGCGCAAAAGAAATTTGGGCAAAACTTCCTCATCGACCAAAACATAGTCAATTTTATCGTTAACTCCACTGAACCACTGCTAAATGACAAGTCAACTGTCCTTGCTGAAATTGGGATAGGTCTTGGAACTCTAACCTACCCTGTCCTCAGTCTAGACAAAAAAACATATCTTTTTGAAATCGACAACGCTTACATCCAATTAACCAAAGAAGAAATTTTACCTAAGTTTCCAAAAGCCGTACTCTTTGAAGGAGATGCTTTAGAAAATCTATTCTATATCTATAATGAAAAAGTATTTGTATTTGGAAATTTACCTTACCACCTAACTACAGAAATCATAAACACCCTTGTCATCCACTGCCGCCATTTCCAGGGTGGGATTTTTATGGTACAAAAGGAATTTGCCGAACGCCTAGTGAAAGAAACCTCTTCGTTATCTGTTTTTCTTTCTGCATTTTGTGAAGTGAAGTATTTAAAAACCGTCCATAAAAACTGTTTTTTTCCCATTCCCAAAATCCATTCCGCCCTCATCCTACTCAGTCCCAAAAAAGAAACAAAACAGAACCAGTGGAAACTCACAACCGACAGGGATGTGGAGCTCTGGTCGCGAATGCTTCGCACGTTATTTTGGGGAAAACGAAAACAAATCCAAGTAAGTCTCAGAGAATCTCCGTTTTCCGAAGATCCAGACTTTAGGGAAGCGTTAGGGAAAGCCATCCAATCGGCGGGGGTTCCTCCCACGGCAAGGCCGGAAGAATTGAACCGAGAACAATTTCTGACCCTGGGTCAACATTTACTTGACTATTTGTCAAAATGA